Proteins from one Telopea speciosissima isolate NSW1024214 ecotype Mountain lineage chromosome 1, Tspe_v1, whole genome shotgun sequence genomic window:
- the LOC122668608 gene encoding putative pre-16S rRNA nuclease has product MAHQQLLPLPVQRHCLLPLNTKNRSQRTATTPKSTLVHCLCSGRDGETRNAPARINLDEIPPNALRRKMDSLWRGGFSLGVDLGMSRTGLALGKGFSPRPLTVLDLRGQKLELRLLEIAEREEADEFIIGLPKSHDGRETPQSNKVRSVAGRFAVRAAERGWRVYLQDEHGTSMEALDSMIDLGVKKSARQGRVDAFAAMMVLERYFSMSGYGAELVLPKQLDLQQKLLRGPAKDKDFFPENVEA; this is encoded by the exons ATGGCGCACCAGCAACTGCTACCGTTACCAGTCCAACGACATTGTCTTCTCCCTTTAAACACCAAGAATCGCTCGCAACGCACTGCTACTACTCCTAAATCTACCTTGGTGCACTGCCTCTGTTCTGGGAGGGATGGTGAGACAAGAAACGCTCCTGCTAGGATTAATCTGGACGAAATCCCTCCGAATGCGCTTCGTCGGAAGATGGATTCTCTTTGGAGGGGAGGCTTCAGCTTAGGAGTCGACTTGGGAATGTCTCGTACTGGCCTTGCACTCGGCAAAGGCTTCTCTCCTAGGCCTTTAACT gtgttggatttgCGTGGCCAAAAGCTGGAGTTGCGACTTCTCGAGATAGCAGAACGAGAG GAAGCTGATGAATTCATAATTGGGCTCCCTAAATCTCACGATGGAAGGGAGACGCCTCAATCAAACAAAGTTCGTAGTGTGGCTGGAAGGTTTGCGGTTCGAGCCGCAGAGAG AGGTTGGCGAGTATATCTGCAGGACGAACATGGGACATCAATGGAGGCTCTTGACTCTATGATTGATTT GGGTGTCAAAAAGTCTGCTCGCCAAGGAAGAGTTGATGCCTTTGCTGCAATG atGGTATTGGAGAGATATTTCTCCATGTCAGGTTATGGAGCTGAACTTGTGCTTCCCAAGCAGTTGGACCTTCAACAAAAGCTTCTAAGGGGTCCTGCCAAGGACAAGGATTTTTTCCCAGAAAATGTTGAGGCTTGA